From a single Ochotona princeps isolate mOchPri1 chromosome 12, mOchPri1.hap1, whole genome shotgun sequence genomic region:
- the KCNRG gene encoding potassium channel regulatory protein yields the protein MSSQELVTLNVGGKIFTTRLSTLKQFPASRLAQMLDGTDQEFKMVGGQIFVDRDGVLFSFILDFLRTHQLLLPTDFSDYFRLRREALFYELDSLVDLLNQQHLLQTRPAVLEVHFLSQNTRAFFRVFGSCSKTIEMLSGRITVYVEQPLALPSEAYAPPAASAENFLP from the coding sequence ATGAGCAGTCAGGAACTGGTCACTCTGAACGTGGGAGGGAAAATATTCACTACAAGGCTTTCTACCCTAAAACAGTTTCCTGCTTCTCGATTGGCACAGATGTTAGATGGCACAGACCAAGAATTCAAGATGGTTGGTGGCCAGATTTTTGTGGATAGAGATGGGGTTTTATTTAGCTTCATCTTGGATTTTTTGAGGACTCACCAGCTTCTGTTACCCACTGACTTTTCAGACTACTTCAGGCTTCGGAGAGAGGCCCTTTTCTATGAACTCGATTCTCTGGTTGATCTCTTAAACCAACAACATCTGCTACAGACAAGACCTGCTGTCCTGGAGGTACATTTCCTAAGCCAAAACACTCGAGCATTTTTCAGGGTGTTTGGCTCTTGCAGCAAAACCATTGAAATGCTCTCTGGGAGGATTACGGTGTACGTAGAGCAGCCTTTGGCACTTCCCTCGGAAGCCTACGCTCCTCCCGCTGCCTCCGCAGAGAACTTCTTACCATGA